In Aegilops tauschii subsp. strangulata cultivar AL8/78 chromosome 3, Aet v6.0, whole genome shotgun sequence, one genomic interval encodes:
- the LOC109749251 gene encoding uncharacterized protein — MLPASHPLLYACAFRDSALVAELAHDPDAGGAGTGDLPALAAALAASAPPHHRYVTHSTAGRAHALLLAPPLALAAVSLAPQLPASHLLLFLRRLRCLPEFRMREEMARLALRLPFPNEEALAREAADVAAAEAEAEEATRREAELARGTPKREHGARSGAGRAWRRQLWLIVLVDLVLLGVLFAAWLAVCRGFSCIGR; from the coding sequence ATGCTCCCGGCCTCGCACCCGCTGCTCTACGCGTGCGCCTTCCGCGACAGCGCCCTCGTCGCCGAGCTCGCCCACGACCCGGACGCCGGAGGCGCCGGCACCGGCGACCTGCCGGCGCTCGCCGCCGCGCTCGCTGCCTCGGCGCCTCCGCACCACCGCTACGTCACCCACTCCACGGCGGGGCGGGCGCACGCGCTTCTCCTCGCTCCGCCGCTCGCGCTCGCCGCGGTCTCTCTCGCGCCGCAGCTCCCGGCGTCCCACCTCCTGCTCTTCCTCCGCCGCCTGCGATGCCTCCCCGAGTTCAGGATGCGCGAAGAGATGGCGCGGCTGGCGCTCCGCCTGCCGTTCCCCAACGAGGAGGCGCTCGCGCGCGAGGCTGCTGACGTCGCCGCCGCTGAGGCCGAGGCGGAGGAGGCGACGCGGAGGGAGGCCGAGCTCGCGCGGGGGACGCCCAAGCGGGAGCATGGAGCTCGCAGTGGCGCCGGGCGGGCGTGGAGGCGCCAGCTCTGGCTGATCGTCCTCGTGGATCTCGTGCTCCTCGGTGTACTCTTCGCGGCCTGGCTCGCCGTGTGCAGGGGTTTCAGCTGCATTGGCCGGTAA